A single region of the Chelonia mydas isolate rCheMyd1 chromosome 4, rCheMyd1.pri.v2, whole genome shotgun sequence genome encodes:
- the EREG gene encoding proepiregulin, which yields MDAGGCPRMRSALLCLGFYLLQAVFGTTVIPLCEPNEMENCTTALIQTENNPRVAQVGITRCKAEMQDYCFHGQCMYLVDLDEHYCRCDVGFSGVRCVHSELLKQHLSKEYLALTIILILFFLITILVTTYYLYKWYQNKKETQANNQEYKEVDVHEKNSALLP from the exons GCTTTTATCTATTGCAAGCTGTCTTTGGTACAACAGTGATCCCGTTATGTGAACCAAATGAAATGGAAAACTGTACAACAGCGCTGA TTCAGACGGAGAATAACCCGCGGGTGGCTCAAGTTGGGATAACCAGATGCAAGGCTGAAATGCAAGACTACTGCTTCCATGGGCAGTGCATGTACCTTGTGGACTTAGACGAACATTACTGTAG GTGTGATGTAGGCTTCTCTGGGGTCCGATGTGTGCATTCGGAACTTCTCAAACAGCACCTAAGCAAAGAATATTTGGCACTGACCATTATTTTAATCCTATTTTTCCTCATTACAATCTTGGTTACAACATACTACTTATACAAATG GTACCAAAACAAGAAGGAGACGCAAGCCAACAACCAAGAATACAAGGAGGTTGATGTCCATGAGAAGAACTCAGCGCTGCTTCCCTAG